One Epinephelus lanceolatus isolate andai-2023 chromosome 17, ASM4190304v1, whole genome shotgun sequence genomic window carries:
- the LOC117263131 gene encoding G-protein coupled receptor 68-like, with the protein MNGSDCNFWAEQDDLFRKRWSSEHVYSCWFIFDFLQVRNDHVAPIYVSNLLISDLIQLCCLIAEVAQPKDRKIVDVFTYIYYFCVGASGGFMVCIALERYLVIACPLWYRFRRTIKISVVVCVMVWVLPFAFLLPLFFCKDEKVQEIIVTIFCFLPLPLLIFFLGGTLKALSASISVPSDEKRRIVGMLVLVLLIYMLFFLPSIILLLVYEARSNDTLRSLFPVFLRLNPVADLFLYVFMRKGTIDKLLASVCCCRMDSSDISSPAVEMNTCPQSAIGGEGERERETIEGDV; encoded by the exons atgaACGGATCTGACTGCAATTTCTGGGCAGAACAAGATGACTTATTTAGGAAGAGGTGGAGTtcagaacatgtttacagctgttGGTTTATTTTTGATTTCCTGCAGGTGCGAAATGATCATGTTGCTCCAATCTACGTCAGCAACCTTCTCATTTCTGACCTCATTCAACTCTGCTGCTTGATCGCTGAGGTGGCACAACCTAAAGACCGCAAGATCGTTGATGTCTTCACATATATTTACTACTTTTGTGTGGGGGCCAGTGGTGGCTTCATGGTGTGCATCGCTCTGGAAAG GTATTTGGTTATCGCATGTCCACTGTGGTACCGCTTCAGACGAACCATCAAGATCTCTGTGGTGGTTTGTGTCATGGTCTGGGTCCTTCCTTTTGCCTTTCTCCTCCCTTTATTTTTCTGCAAAGATGAGAAGGTTCAAGAAATCATCGTCACCATCTTTTGCTTCCTTCCCCTCCCACTGCTCATATTCTTCCTGGGTGGGACCCTTAAAGCCCTGTCAGCTTCCATCTCTGTCCCTTCTGATGAAAAACGACGAATTGTAGGAATGTTGGTCCTGGTGCTGCTCATTTACATGCTGTTCTTCCTGCCCAGCATCATTTTGTTATTGGTATATGAAGCCAGATCTAACGATACCCTCAGAAGcctgtttcctgtgtttctTAGGTTGAATCCTGTTGCAGACCTATTTCTGTATGTTTTCATGAGGAAAGGGACCATTGACAAGCTTTTGgcctctgtgtgttgttgcaGAATGGACAGCAGTGATATCAGCAGTCCAGCAGTAGAAATGAACACATGTCCACAGTCAGCTatagggggagagggagagagagaaagagagacaataGAGGGAGACGTGTAG